In the Phaseolus vulgaris cultivar G19833 chromosome 7, P. vulgaris v2.0, whole genome shotgun sequence genome, one interval contains:
- the LOC137827574 gene encoding uncharacterized protein isoform X2: protein MGAAPSTPYTVERLVGTFVGDESLPLSSDFWQKLLELPYDAELPFERVHEACQLLAKNNCKTRHLAKILFHLACYLQKSMSTSGVPLLVHEKAVNAVSFTSVFLKHLIESAQDGVLVLYLYLHDNELIPKSILGDQTIEILVMRNVLNFIASVDVSPNTYFLHLELLNFMIIAMSTQLLCEPSPRSNDVNPFLDAAMAQDGHLVSSVVCKLLLNYITRPHVPFNRASYAMFYDGTENSVLDRVGSAAANIVLLPFSYLISSSSEGSRNPIADSSLDVLLVLIHYRKCLVSEGYSVTENQVSASSVSLPKEDTYFSDNPYCMALEHATDCELDLVDFGDNAHSDQHVKLPFSPLFDTLGMCLADETAVLLLYSLLQGNSTFLEYVLVRTDMDTLLMPILEALYDTRRRTANQIYMLLIILLILSQDSSFNAGIHKLILPTIPWYKERLLLQSSLGSLMIIILIRTVQYNLSKLRDVYLYTTCLATLANMAPHVHHLSAYASQRLVNLFHILSRKYNKLSDPRDNKLSVAENNSIEISSLVDMSAELHIYTDFMRLVLEIINAILTYALPRNPEVVYAIMQKQDIFRPFKNHPRFNELIENIYTVLDFFNSRMDAQRMDGGWSVNEVLQMVIVNCRSWRVDGMKMFTQLHFTYEQESHPEVFFIPYVWQLVLSR from the exons TGCCGAATTGCCCTTTGAACGTGTTCACGAAGCTTGCCAGTTATTAG CAAAAAACAACTGCAAAACGAGGCATCTTGCCAAGATTTTGTTTCATTTAGCATGCTACTTGCAGAAATCCATGTCTACTTCTGGTGTGCCACTGTTGGTTCATGAAAAGGCTGTTAATGCAGTTAGCTTCACTTCAGTGTTCCTAAAACACTTGATTGAAAGTGCCCAAGATGGTGTTCTTGTGTTGTACTTGTATCTCCATGATAACGAGTTAATACCAAAAAGTATTTTGGGAG ATCAGACCATTGAAATTCTTGTTATGAGGAATGTGCTTAACTTTATTGCATCTGTAGATGTGAG tcCCAACACATATTTCCTACATCTGGAGCTGCTTAATTTTATGATTATTGCAATGTCAACTCAGCTTCTGTGTGAGCCATCTCCTAGATCGAATGATGTGAACCCATTTCTTGATGCAGCGATGGCTCAG GATGGTCATCTGGTTAGTTCAGTTGTGTGCAAACTGCTTTTAAATTACATTACCCGTCCTCATGTTCCTTTTAATAGAGCTTCTTATGCCATGTTTTACGATGGAACCGAGAATAGCGTCCTAGACAGAGTTGGTTCTGCAGCTG CAAATATTGTTTTATTGCCATTCAGTTATTTGATCAGCTCAAGCAGTGAAGGTTCAAGAAATCCAATAGCGGATAGCAGTCTTGATGTGCTTCTTGTTCTCATTCATTATCGTAAATGTCTTGTGAGTGAGGGCTATTCTGTCACAGAGAATCAAGTATCTGCCTCTTCTGTTTCTTTACCTAAAGAGGATACATATTTTTCTGACAACCCTTACTGCATGGCCTTAGAGCATGCAACTGATTGTGAAT TGGATCTTGTAGATTTTGGGGATAATGCACATAGTGACCAGCATGTAAAGTTGCCTTTTTCACCGTTGTTTGATACCCTTGGCAT GTGCTTAGCTGATGAAACAGCTGTCTTACTTCTTTACTCATTGTTGCAAGGGAATTCCACCTTTCTGGAGTATGTCTTGGTCCGGACTGATATGGATACATTG TTAATGCCCATTCTAGAAGCATTATACGACACTCGAAGGAGGACAGCCAATCAAATTTACATGTTGTTGATTATACTTCTCATACTTAGtcaagattcttctttcaatgCGGGAATTCATAAGCTG ATACTGCCAACCATTCCATGGTACAAAGAACGACTCCTCCTCCAGTCTTCTCTTGGTTCCCTCATGATAATCATTCTTATCAGAACTGTACAGTATAATTTGTCTAAACTCCGG GATGTATATCTTTATACAACGTGTTTGGCAACATTGGCAAACATGGCACCTCATGTCCACCATTTGAGTGCGTATGCATCTCAGAGGCTAGTCAACCTCTTTCATATCCTTTCAAGGAA GTATAACAAATTATCTGATCCCAGAGATAATAAGCTCAGTGTTGCAGAAAACAACTCAATTGAAATAAGTAGCCTTGTAGATATG TCGGCGGAGTTGCACATATATACTGATTTCATGAGGCTTGTACTAGAAATTATAAACGCAATTCTGACTTATGCATTGCCTCGAAATCCTGAG GTGGTGTATGCAATAATGCAGAAGCAGGATATCTTTCGGCCTTTCAAGAACCACCCCCGCttcaatgagctcattgaaaACATATATACT GtgttagatttttttaacaGTCGCATGGATGCCCAAAGAATGGATGGTGGATGGTCAGTCAATGAAGTGCTCCAAATGGTAATTGTAAACTGTCGGTCTTGGCGCGTTGATGGGATGAAG ATGTTTACTCAACTGCACTTCACATATGAACAAGAGAGTCACCCAGAGGTGTTTTTCATCCCATATGTCTGGCAGCTAGTACTCTCCAGATG A
- the LOC137827574 gene encoding uncharacterized protein isoform X1 codes for MGAAPSTPYTVERLVGTFVGDESLPLSSDFWQKLLELPYDAELPFERVHEACQLLAKNNCKTRHLAKILFHLACYLQKSMSTSGVPLLVHEKAVNAVSFTSVFLKHLIESAQDGVLVLYLYLHDNELIPKSILGDQTIEILVMRNVLNFIASVDVSPNTYFLHLELLNFMIIAMSTQLLCEPSPRSNDVNPFLDAAMAQDGHLVSSVVCKLLLNYITRPHVPFNRASYAMFYDGTENSVLDRVGSAAANIVLLPFSYLISSSSEGSRNPIADSSLDVLLVLIHYRKCLVSEGYSVTENQVSASSVSLPKEDTYFSDNPYCMALEHATDCELDLVDFGDNAHSDQHVKLPFSPLFDTLGMCLADETAVLLLYSLLQGNSTFLEYVLVRTDMDTLLMPILEALYDTRRRTANQIYMLLIILLILSQDSSFNAGIHKLILPTIPWYKERLLLQSSLGSLMIIILIRTVQYNLSKLRDVYLYTTCLATLANMAPHVHHLSAYASQRLVNLFHILSRKYNKLSDPRDNKLSVAENNSIEISSLVDMSAELHIYTDFMRLVLEIINAILTYALPRNPEVVYAIMQKQDIFRPFKNHPRFNELIENIYTVLDFFNSRMDAQRMDGGWSVNEVLQMVIVNCRSWRVDGMKMFTQLHFTYEQESHPEVFFIPYVWQLVLSRCEFEFNATARNLFPADIPAKKLDNGVGNAFQNSDFD; via the exons TGCCGAATTGCCCTTTGAACGTGTTCACGAAGCTTGCCAGTTATTAG CAAAAAACAACTGCAAAACGAGGCATCTTGCCAAGATTTTGTTTCATTTAGCATGCTACTTGCAGAAATCCATGTCTACTTCTGGTGTGCCACTGTTGGTTCATGAAAAGGCTGTTAATGCAGTTAGCTTCACTTCAGTGTTCCTAAAACACTTGATTGAAAGTGCCCAAGATGGTGTTCTTGTGTTGTACTTGTATCTCCATGATAACGAGTTAATACCAAAAAGTATTTTGGGAG ATCAGACCATTGAAATTCTTGTTATGAGGAATGTGCTTAACTTTATTGCATCTGTAGATGTGAG tcCCAACACATATTTCCTACATCTGGAGCTGCTTAATTTTATGATTATTGCAATGTCAACTCAGCTTCTGTGTGAGCCATCTCCTAGATCGAATGATGTGAACCCATTTCTTGATGCAGCGATGGCTCAG GATGGTCATCTGGTTAGTTCAGTTGTGTGCAAACTGCTTTTAAATTACATTACCCGTCCTCATGTTCCTTTTAATAGAGCTTCTTATGCCATGTTTTACGATGGAACCGAGAATAGCGTCCTAGACAGAGTTGGTTCTGCAGCTG CAAATATTGTTTTATTGCCATTCAGTTATTTGATCAGCTCAAGCAGTGAAGGTTCAAGAAATCCAATAGCGGATAGCAGTCTTGATGTGCTTCTTGTTCTCATTCATTATCGTAAATGTCTTGTGAGTGAGGGCTATTCTGTCACAGAGAATCAAGTATCTGCCTCTTCTGTTTCTTTACCTAAAGAGGATACATATTTTTCTGACAACCCTTACTGCATGGCCTTAGAGCATGCAACTGATTGTGAAT TGGATCTTGTAGATTTTGGGGATAATGCACATAGTGACCAGCATGTAAAGTTGCCTTTTTCACCGTTGTTTGATACCCTTGGCAT GTGCTTAGCTGATGAAACAGCTGTCTTACTTCTTTACTCATTGTTGCAAGGGAATTCCACCTTTCTGGAGTATGTCTTGGTCCGGACTGATATGGATACATTG TTAATGCCCATTCTAGAAGCATTATACGACACTCGAAGGAGGACAGCCAATCAAATTTACATGTTGTTGATTATACTTCTCATACTTAGtcaagattcttctttcaatgCGGGAATTCATAAGCTG ATACTGCCAACCATTCCATGGTACAAAGAACGACTCCTCCTCCAGTCTTCTCTTGGTTCCCTCATGATAATCATTCTTATCAGAACTGTACAGTATAATTTGTCTAAACTCCGG GATGTATATCTTTATACAACGTGTTTGGCAACATTGGCAAACATGGCACCTCATGTCCACCATTTGAGTGCGTATGCATCTCAGAGGCTAGTCAACCTCTTTCATATCCTTTCAAGGAA GTATAACAAATTATCTGATCCCAGAGATAATAAGCTCAGTGTTGCAGAAAACAACTCAATTGAAATAAGTAGCCTTGTAGATATG TCGGCGGAGTTGCACATATATACTGATTTCATGAGGCTTGTACTAGAAATTATAAACGCAATTCTGACTTATGCATTGCCTCGAAATCCTGAG GTGGTGTATGCAATAATGCAGAAGCAGGATATCTTTCGGCCTTTCAAGAACCACCCCCGCttcaatgagctcattgaaaACATATATACT GtgttagatttttttaacaGTCGCATGGATGCCCAAAGAATGGATGGTGGATGGTCAGTCAATGAAGTGCTCCAAATGGTAATTGTAAACTGTCGGTCTTGGCGCGTTGATGGGATGAAG ATGTTTACTCAACTGCACTTCACATATGAACAAGAGAGTCACCCAGAGGTGTTTTTCATCCCATATGTCTGGCAGCTAGTACTCTCCAGATG TGAATTCGAATTCAATGCAACCGCTAGAAATTTGTTTCCAGCTGATATACCTGCCAAA AAACTTGACAATGGGGTGGGAAATGCATTCCAAAACAGTGACTTTGACTAG
- the LOC137827578 gene encoding pentatricopeptide repeat-containing protein At5g16640, mitochondrial-like — MQFLKLPRLLMSHVRRIHLHSQPLPLPSESTYRFDGIDDAVALFHRMVDMHPLPSIVEFTKILGMIVKMKYYATAINLYTLMEYRGVVPFTVTFNILINCFCHMGRMDFAFSVMGKILKWGCQPNVVTFTTLMKGLCVNDKMLDALYIYNEMVARRIWFDDVLYGTLINGLCKSKMGKTRAAIQLLQNMEGQLVKPNLVMYNTVVHGLCKDGHINEARVLCSKMIVQGIFPNIFTYSSLIYGLCRAGRRKEVRSLLNGYCLNNKVDEARELFNLMIERGEQHDVINYNILMNGYCLNNKVSEAKRLFHRMIERGEQPDIITYTILMHGYCLIDKVDEARKLFQGMIVRGLVPDVWSYNILIKGYCKIERVDEAVNLLKHMFLKNLVPNIITYNSLVDGLCKSGEILDAWKLVDEMHYCGQLPPNVTTYNILLESLCRIGHVDKAIAIFKHLIFERSFAPDVWSYNILISGCCKNRRMDEAMNLFNQICFKNLVPNIVTYNILLDALCNGQQLDKAIALLIYQIVDQGISPNLHTYNILINGLHKSGRPKTAQKISQYLFIRGYHPDVQTYIINELCKGGYC, encoded by the coding sequence ATGCAATTCCTGAAACTTCCTCGCCTTCTTATGTCACATGTGAGGAGGATACATCTACATTCACAGCCGTTGCCGTTGCCGTCAGAAAGCACTTATAGATTTGATGGTATTGATGATGCTGTGGCTTTGTTTCACCGCATGGTTGATATGCATCCCCTGCCATCGATTGTGGAATTCACCAAAATCTTAGGGATGATTGTGAAGATGAAATACTATGCTACAGCTATTAATCTATATACCCTAATGGAATACAGGGGTGTTGTGCCGTTCACAGTCACTTTTAACATTTTGATCAATTGTTTCTGCCACATGGGTCGGATGGATTTTGCTTTCTCTGTAATGGGTAAGATTCTTAAGTGGGGATGTCAACCAAATGTTGTGACTTTTACTACGCTGATGAAGGGGTTGTGTGTTAATGATAAGATGCTGGATGCACTATACATTTACAATGAAATGGTTGCACGAAGGATTTGGTTTGATGATGTCCTCTATGGAACTTTAATCAATGGGCTGTGTAAGAGTAAGATGGGAAAAACAAGAGCTGCCATTCAGCTGCTTCAGAACATGGAGGGACAGTTGGTTAAGCCCAATCTTGTAATGTACAATACAGTTGTTCATGGTTTGTGCAAAGATGGACATATAAACGAGGCACGTGTTTTGTGTTCCAAAATGATTGTTCAGGGAATTTTCCCAAACATTTTCACATATAGCTCATTAATTTATGGTTTGTGTCGTGCAGGCCGACGAAAAGAGGTTAGATCTTTGCTGAATGGGTATTGTTTAAACAATAAAGTGGATGAGGCCAGAGAGTTATTTAATTTGATGATTGAAAGAGGTGAACAGCATGACgttattaattacaatattttgATGAATGGGTATTGTTTAAACAATAAAGTCAGTGAGGCAAAAAGATTATTTCATAGGATGATTGAAAGAGGTGAACAACCTGACATTATTACTTACACTATTTTGATGCATGGATATTGTTTGATTGATAAAGTGGATGAGGCAAGAAAATTATTTCAAGGGATGATTGTTAGGGGTTTAGTGCCTGATGTTTGGAGCTATAACATCTTGATTAAAGGTTATTGCAAGATTGAAAGAGTGGATGAGGCTGTGAATTTACTTAAACATATGTTTCTTAAGAATTTAGTTCCAAATATTATAACTTACAATTCTCTAGTTGATGGCTTATGCAAATCTGGGGAAATCTTGGATGCATGGAAGCTTGTTGATGAAATGCATTATTGTGGTCAACTTCCTCCAAATGTAACCACTTACAATATCTTGTTAGAATCTTTATGTAGAATTGGGCATGTTGACAAGGCAATTGCGATTTTTAAACATCTCATCTTTGAAAGAAGTTTTGCCCCTGATGTTTGGAGTTACAACATCTTGATTAGTGGCTGTTGCAAGAATAGAAGAATGGATGAAGCCATGAATCTTTTTAATCAAATTTGTTTCAAGAATTTGGTTCCAAATATTGTAACCTACAATATCTTGTTAGATGCTTTATGCAATGGGCAGCAACTTGACAAGGCAATTGCATTATTAATATACCAAATTGTTGATCAAGGTATTAGTCCAAATTTGCACACTTACAATATACTTATAAATGGGTTGCACAAAAGTGGTAGGCCAAAGACTGCACAGAAGATTTCCCAGTATCTTTTCATTAGAGGCTATCATCCAGATGTCCAAACATATATAATCAATGAGCTTTGTAAAGGTGGATATTGTTAG
- the LOC137827576 gene encoding pentatricopeptide repeat-containing protein At3g02490, mitochondrial-like, with product MRYQWRLLHHLLRSRPCIPNHSSSSIFRRFTVNSSFPLNPSFRRFSSEPVIDHSDNDHVLLADIFSKPINSDDVKNLVDSNRISITHDAVLAVLLKLDSDVDATWRFSQWVSKNYPEQVSSKCYNKMLCVLGNKGLVHEFWKLVYLMKKKGYGDSKGVKERVVECFEKGGMNGDVAKSKGLFDNSNEKKCAIVCRIVRNNVWSGDVERQIKDLSVGFSGDMIKIVLEGLASEPAKAVIFFRWLEECGMFKHNEGTYNAMARVLGREDSIDRFWKLVGEMRSAGFEMEVETFAKVFWRFWKKRTVKDAVGLYELAMAGANKPWVPCCLFLLRKVAAGKELNMDLFSRVLKAFIGSGNELTDSMVGAVLKSMTRVGRTGEWNKVLKEMEDCGFVAGSKLRSKIAFTLSAAGYLEQAHEFVDRVEGTGDYEDCQTWESLIEGHFVAGNIDKAFDSYKDMHEKKGGIRAANAKTSLVKVKISYVAMKSLCQTKSTIDACKIISRLLNEKVRPWQSIYKLLVTKVLVQGGFADALPILGLMRTHGFPYLTDPFIEYLLKSGRYDSVAPIEYLLKSNRYLECNLRLFRTPRYDNVIRKPRLISTEQIPSTRAFLRVLKALLKQGWHEEAHDLVSYSPRHIRYDADVLNVFYSMKSKEAMKITLFEPRQ from the coding sequence ATGAGATACCAATGGCGTCTTCTTCACCACCTTCTCCGTTCTCGCCCCTGCATTCCCAATCACTCCTCCTCCTCAATTTTCCGTCGTTTCACCGTAAATTCCTCCTTTCCGTTAAACCCTAGTTTTCGTCGTTTTTCTTCCGAACCTGTTATCGATCACTCCGATAATGACCACGTCCTCCTCGCCGACATTTTCTCCAAACCTATCAATTCCGACGACGTGAAAAACCTCGTCGATTCGAATCGCATTTCGATTACTCACGATGCTGTCCTCGCGGTTCTGTTGAAGCTCGATTCCGACGTCGACGCGACGTGGAGGTTCTCCCAATGGGTTTCGAAGAACTACCCCGAGCAGGTGAGCTCCAAGTGCTACAACAAGATGCTGTGCGTTTTGGGGAACAAGGGTTTGGTTCACGAGTTTTGGAAGTTGGTCTatttaatgaagaaaaaagGGTATGGGGATTCCAAAGGTGTGAAGGAGAGAGTGGTGGAGTGTTTTGAGAAGGGTGGAATGAATGGTGACGTGGCGAAGTCGAAGGGTTTGTTTGATAACTCGAATGAGAAGAAGTGTGCTATAGTGTGTAGGATTGTGAGGAACAATGTGTGGAGTGGTGATGTTGAGAGGCAGATTAAGGACCTGAGTGTTGGGTTCTCCGGAGATATGATCAAGATTGTTTTGGAGGGATTAGCATCAGAGCCGGCTAAGGCGGTGATATTTTTCCGGTGGTTGGAGGAGTGTGGGATGTTTAAGCATAATGAGGGAACTTACAATGCAATGGCGAGGGTGTTGGGGAGGGAGGACTCCATTGATAGGTTTTGGAAGCTTGTTGGTGAGATGAGGAGTGCTGGGTTTGAGATGGAGGTTGAGACCTTTGCTAAGGTTTTTTGGAGGTTCTGGAAGAAGAGAACGGTAAAGGATGCTGTTGGGCTTTATGAGCTTGCTATGGCTGGCGCGAATAAGCCTTGGGTTCCGTGCTGTCTCTTTCTGTTGAGGAAGGTTGCTGCTGGGAAGGAGCTGAATATGGATCTGTTTTCGAGGGTTCTGAAGGCTTTTATCGGAAGTGGGAATGAGTTGACTGATTCTATGGTTGGTGCTGTGCTTAAGTCTATGACCAGAGTTGGTAGGACTGGAGAGTGGAACAAGGTTTTGAAAGAAATGGAAGATTGTGGGTTTGTTGCTGGTAGTAAATTACGGAGTAAAATTGCCTTTACACTTAGTGCTGCCGGTTACTTAGAGCAAGCTCATGAGTTCGTGGATAGAGTTGAAGGAACTGGGGATTATGAAGATTGCCAGACATGGGAATCTTTGATTGAGGGGCATTTTGTCGCCGGAAACATTGATAAAGCTTTTGATTCTTATAAAGATATGCATGAGAAAAAGGGGGGAATTAGAGCAGCCAATGCCAAAACTTCATTAGTCAAAGTCAAAATTTCTTATGTGGCAATGAAATCACTTTGCCAAACGAAGAGCACAATAGATGCATGTAAGATTATTAGCCGACTATTGAATGAAAAAGTAAGACCCTGGCAAAGTATTTACAAGCTGTTGGTAACCAAGGTTTTGGTTCAGGGAGGATTTGCAGATGCTTTGCCTATTTTGGGACTAATGAGAACCCATGGATTTCCATATTTAACTGATCCATTTATTGAATACCTGTTGAAGAGTGGAAGGTATGATAGTGTGGCACCTATTGAATACCTGTTGAAGAGTAACAGGTATTTGGAATGTAATCTCAGGTTGTTCAGGACTCCAAGGTATGATAATGTGATACGGAAACCCAGGTTAATCAGTACAGAGCAGATTCCGTCTACACGGGCGTTTCTTCGTGTGCTTAAAGCCTTATTGAAGCAAGGATGGCATGAAGAAGCACATGATTTGGTTTCTTATAGTCCACGCCACATTCGATATGACGCAGATGTCTTGAATGTCTTTTATTCCATGAAGTCCAAAGAAGCTATGAAGATAACACTATTTGAACCAAGGCAATAG